A region of the Aethina tumida isolate Nest 87 chromosome 3, icAetTumi1.1, whole genome shotgun sequence genome:
ACTTTCACCACCATCACCATTCACGCAGTAAATACTTGAAACGAGTCGCAAAAGGTGTACAACTGTCAGAAGATTGAagattaaatgaaaaagtgCCGAGTCGTTTCAACATTTAGCATCCGCACTCATTCCCTGATGGACTAAAAATAATCCGAGTAGGTGTAGGAGGTAAACAAAAGTCCAATTTACGGAACGCGACGACGCACACGAAAAACCGCCACTCAACAATGTCCAAGTGAGGCAGCGACGCGACGACGATTCTTTAACACCGAACAACAAATGGCAGACATGACATAATCGATCGTACGGAACCGAACAATTGAAtgtcgttgttgttgttgttgttgttgttgtagtTGTCGAACCGACGAATACGTTTACGGCTTGGACGTGCATCAACCGACGAAACGACCGAGATGCATAATCGATCGGACCACACAAATAACACAGCTTATCACTAGCAGTAAATACACTTACTTTTCCAGTGATCGTTATCACGCTCGTAATTTGCGTAAGACGACGgcaacgacgacgacgacgacaacGGCGACGACGGTTTCCTACGTTTGTTTGCTTGTTTTACACTTCTTCAGTAACTTCGAACGGAAAAACGGCTACGACTGCACACGCCATTAACATTCCTACACGCATGCGCACATGACATACGCAGGCGCACGGCACAAACTATTACTATactgttcaatttaaattatctattattattttattacagggGTGGCCAAGTTCCTTGATGGTCCGagccatttttcaaaattttaaatgtttcgcgtacatgcaaaaaaaaaaacataaattttatttatgttttcaataaatataatttctataaacaatgtttttatatgttttcaataaatataagtacaaaatatatgtattggatttaaatattaaatgcatttattttagttcCCTTGATAATTGGAATGAAAAGGGAACTTGAGTATATTTATCGAAAGCCATTAATAATCCTTCAGGGTCGCATGTGGCTCGCAAGCCGCAGTTTGGTCACCCCTATCTTAATATATTGACAAAATATACAGTCATTAAAAAGCCTACAACTGctgtttattttacaaaaacttttaacgaaaatcaaagaaatacacaaaagttatttaaaccatttaaaattggaatCAACATTATTCAAACAGTGTCAACAACAAcgcacaaaaattatataattttagtattctttcaaattacgttaaatttataaatttttggctTATCAATCAGTTATTAgacgaatatattaaaattagatttacaaCGGGCTTTACGTTCTTACTTgtcactattttaaataaagtgaaaaacataatttttatttatttaaagaattcagATGAatcgaaaatttaaaactaatgatAATGTTTAtgtgtaatatatttgaattatataaaaattcatataaatatttcattatttattcatactttaaatgaaataagcaAGTCATGCTCATGCAagcatattttcttttatttattaaagtaaatataggAATAGTGAAATAAGTGTTAGACATGGCATGTCAATTTCTTTTtcgaatagttttaataacagttgcattaaaattattatttattttattaataatgaaacaagaatttttttattgagattcTATAATAAACAAGTGAAtggttaaaacataattagctTAACAATAATGGCGTAAcgttctttataaaaatatatatccattaaaacatttaatcattagaaaaattataaaacatctaACTAAGACGATCAATGCAAAAATTGTGCAAAAACTGAGTgaacacttaaaattaaataatacagttGAACGTTCACACTTTGTTAACTAATGCTGCTGCTTTTCTGTGCCTCTCGTCGCTGTCTTCATCCGAAAAATCTTCGTCGTGGTTATGAGTAACTTGCTGAGGAGTTTCCGGTCGCACGTGTGGAATTTGACTGGAGCTTCTCTCCAAGGGCtagaggaaaataaaaatttcaaaacaattagAATCATGTGTGaaccttttgttttattactttgtGTACCGTTGTTCTGCGTTGTTCGTTTCCATCGTTGTCATTACTGCTGTCGAAACAGCCCCATTCAGCAATGTAACGTTGTTCGTGGGCCACCGTCGATTCGTGGGGCAAAAGCATGGCGGGAGCTCGAAACATGTACGAAAACGGATAGTACAACAAGTTGAGATGTGTTGCCGCATATAGATCTGCGTACCTCACCACCTGCGAAGAAAAGAACGTTTGTCGAGATCCGGAACGGAACAAACTGCCCATCATGCCGTAGGACATGTCCATTTTGTGAGTAACATCTCTAATTGACGCtcgaatatttgaaatgtCTGGTTTCTCCTTTGTACTGCTGTCCAAGTTCCTAAAAAAGACCACATAATCAATTACAATGTCAAGTAATGTCTGATCGATCACGAAACTTACTTGTACATCTCTCCAAGCTTAACGTCCAAGTTCTGCAGTTCATTGAAGAGCTGACACTTGTCTGTCCAGACGTGTAATTCCCTGACCAACTCTGGTACAATCAAAAATGTTCTCCAACCTCGGATTTTTTTGCTTTTCAAGATGTCGCCGAAAATGTGATCACCCACATATAAAACATCTTTGCCCTTGGCTCCGATCAATTTGGTAAAAACGTCGCACGAACCGCCCGAATAAATCTGGCCTTGTTGGAGCGGTCCGGTGTGGATTCCCAAACGTAACGAACCAGTTTCGATGTCCACCTGACGCAGGATCGTCCCTTCGCTGAAAAACAGCGGCTTCCTGGCATCCACGACGATGATGTCGAAGTAGGTTTTCCAATCTCTGTGTGGATCTGTAGTCTTGGGACCATGTGGGAAATCAAACAGATACGTCATTATCTTGTTAGTGAAGGAAAACTCACTGTTGGTGAGCAGAAAAGTCTTCGCTCCACTTTCCCTCAACCTCGCCAGGAACATGGGCAGTCGTTCGTCCTTTTTTACGTActtttccaaattttgagtGGTGGCGTTTTTCAGGGCACCGTTCAAGTGAACAGTGTCCACAGCATTCCTCACGTCTTGAAAGATCGATTTGTAAGACATGAACAGTTCGCCCAGTTTCACACCGGTTTCGGTTTTCGTGTATTGCGGCGAGTTGGTGAAGAAGTCGACCAGACAAGCCAACATGTAAGTTTCGGGCAAATTGAAGAGCGTGTTCAAGACGTAGACACGCGACTCATCCAGTTGCAGGAACTTGTTCGGATACATTTCGTACACCTGCGAACTGCATCGACAAATGATTGATTAATGACTAATGCAAACAGCGAATGCTTTCAACTTACTGTTTGATGAATTCGAAGCCGTGGACTGCGATCAAAATGTTACCGTATGCGTCCACTTTCAACAGATTGCCATACTGACTGTCAAACCACAAACCTCTGGAAACAGAAACAATGTTAGGATCAGTTCTGTCAgtgacttaattttaatgagcaTCACCTGATGGCAAAGTTGGGATCATACTCGAACTCCACAATCTCGTGTGGATAACCGATGGAAATCATGTGCTCTTTGATGAGATCGAATCCCAGTTTCTCGTATTCGGGAGATTTGTACTCTAGAAATGGAATTCATGTTAACGGTTACATTGCTGGAGAAAATTAGaatgaaatgttaaaataagaaaaagtatTAACTGAATTATGATATGTGATAGCGAACTACCTCGACCCAGACCTGAATCTTATAACCAGACAAAAATCTCGGCCCGGAGGCGACTCCTAAAAATGGCTTGATTAGTAACACAAAAACAATTGTCAAACAAGGAAGCTGACATTTTTGGACTGATCATAAAAATTCGAATTGAAATCGAATCGGATTGGCTTCAACTTACCCGCCAACGTGTAATCCATGTCGAAGCCATAGAACTTGATGTTCTCCAAGTGGAGACTTCTGTTGACAAAAattctgaaacaaaaatgttctATGTAATTGATGAGTTTGCCACGTTTAGATACGACCCAAATATTCAATATGAAATGCAAGTGTTGTGTTGACTCTATTTTAGTACAACTTCCGGTTGATTGTGCGTCAATTCAACCACTTCAGAATGGGGATATAATAGATCAAATCTCCTTATTGTTCCATTGATTTGTCGCATTTATCAATCGAtcaaggaaaatttaattaattgatgaattggcaattaatattaatgtttattttagttatgaaACAAAGGAAAGGAACGAATCAgctaatttaagaatataagcTAATGTGAGAAAACTTACTCGTTCGGACATTTGTCTCTTTCGTCGATAACTCTCCTTTGATCATTGCCGAAACGGAAATGCATTGTCTAAATTGGTTTATTAGCGGCACTTTTTCTCACTtacaaagttataaaattcgGTGTCGACAGTTTGAAGGTCGCGTACACTGTGAATTAGTGAACATTTCATGTGTCGACCCTTTCGGTTGTTTGtcaattattgtataattacctttgataacaaaattatcggAAACAGTCAAGATGAACGCAAAAAATTACTCCATTGTCTCATTAAGTCATTACTTGTAAaggatttttaatcaattacgaATTGTGAAAACAATTACCTTCTTAAAATGTTCTAACAACTTGTACAAATATCATttggaaacaattaaatatttgaacggTCGTTGAATTCCATTTACAAGGGAATTCGAATTCTAAAAGATTGAactgtaaacaataaataaattatcgaaGATAAAAGTGGAAAAATCTTAGAGACAGTCCCTCATTCTAAAACCTTATCGATtcgaatgatttatttaatcaagtgTTGTAAGCAATGAATTGCTGAAATATGTGGAAAGTGGAAAGTTGGGGGGAATAACCACTTGCTAATTTTGGCAATGAAAAATGGGATAAACAAACAAAGATTCTTTGTGTTTGACACTTACTCGTTTGGCCAATAATCTTTGGCATCGCATTGCGTGCCTCCGTTAACGTTGTTGTTCATCTCGCGCATTTTCACGCACTATTTCTTCGAGCAACAATCAAAACACtggagaaataaaaaagaaaaaaagagtTGCTACTCGCGCGACGTTCGAAAACGATCTGAGACGATCAGAGGCGATTTCCGCACACACCAACTTTTATCATCAATTATGCATGAGTTTTTGATTGTTGATGCGCGAACGCGACGTTTCATCACGACTCGTGCATCCCGTAATCACGTTTTCGTCTCGAACCTCGAGTCGGAGGAGCAGAAGAAGGGTTCAAAGCAATCCACACCACCTGTTCCACTTTAATCACCTTTTAATATGCACAACACACCTCAGAATTTGTTGCGTTAAAAACGAAATGAACTTTCGAAATTTCAACCGGTAATTCAACAACGACAACCGATCCGtacatgaaattattaatagacgTCGATTCTATTTAAAAGTCGAAGGAAACGCACGCGAGAAAAAAAACATTCCGCGACTATTTTCAAGTGGACAGTTTCGCCAATAAATGCAGGTGAACCTGATCGATCAAACTGATTCGTGCGCTTTCTAATTGATTTGACTGATCCAATTCCGAAAtttatgttgaaattaatatcgATATTATCAATTGGTAATTATGGTTGGTCTGCGTGGAAATTTGTGACATTGAAGGACTCgtggtaaaaattaattacaaaacaaacacTCTGATTACGTAACGAGTTGATCGTTTACTTTGTTTTTGACTTATGAAAAAATACGTAAACGATTGTGTAAAATCTCTGATACACAATTCCAATTTTGTTTACCACACTCGAAGAATTTATCGGCCAGAGCTGTTgatctataaataaacttagaTATCTTGTTCATTTCTTTATTCAAAACTGTGAactattctattattattactaattaattgttaGATAAGAGTCTAATCTATTCAAACATGCTACAATATATACTATTTCTAAGAAAACTTTCATTATCCCAAGTTCATGGACTTATCTAATCTCGTTTCATTCAAATTGAAACAGTTCAACGTTGGAAACAATAGAAGTGTTAATCTCcttgttgtttttgttaatgtaACTATTTCAACAGTAAATGTAGCAACAAATGTTTTTACGACTTTAACTATGTTTTACCTATGAGCGAGTTCCCTCTTGTCGGACAACATATCGGCATTCTGAATGCCTGAAGTGAAAGGAAACTGAAGTCTGTCTTTTCCATGAGAATTCGCCCTCGCCCGCATCATGGTATTGTTCCTAGCAACCTTCAAGGGATTCGCCAACTCGAAAGCGTCCTGAGAAACTTCTGGCATCACTCACACTCTTTTCTTTACTCTTTACTTTTCTTGCTCTCGATTACTTGAAAATCGCTTTTACAACTTTTCCCTTTGCTGCTTTAAGATCGACTGGTTTGTTTTCTAATTGGAATCGTGTTGCAAAATGTGTCGGGTCACAAAACACTAGATAACATCGTACATTTCAACGATAAACAGCTGACGAAACTCGACTCGATTGCGTacgtcaaaaaaataaataaaagtgcgcgattcacaataaattattcaaattcttcTACTCTCTGCTCAATATTGTCAACAACTCGACGAGGTGAAACTCGCTTTTCCATTCTCATGCGATAACCACTTCctaacataataaaacaaatggcaaaaataaacgaaactTACCTTTGATTGGTGCTCCGGTACCATTTTTTCGGACCAGAATTGTCGGTCACATCCATAATCGAAAAACGCTgaaaaaatttacaacaattttacaacaaCCACTTCACGgctatttctttatttatgttgtaaaataaaacagagcTTGAACtcgaacaaaatatatattacaacaaTTAACACGTATTTGGATTTTTGCACAGAAACCGCAAAAAGACCAACGATTTTACCGCATTACGGACGAAAAATGGTGCATTTTCAGGAGGTTAATCGCGTCTACTATCAGTGGCGTTGCGTTACGAGTCGACGCCgtgaaacttaaaaataacattggcCGAAATAGATCTGAAACGTCACTGAATAATTGACAATggttaagttaataattacaaatgaaaacaataatattcgaATGGAGATTGTGCATCGATGTAACATGCGTtgcatatttacatttaattaagcaTTATATCGAGtcgacataataaaataataataaaaagaaaacacgTTATTCAGAGACGATTTTTCGTCTTAAATTTGGgtattcattcattatttactCTTTGTGTAAGTGCCAtagataattttgtaaaatgggTTGCCTATTCTTAACTTATTAAAGTTGTAGTTATAatgaacaatatatatatatatatatatatatattcagacgTTTAGTGTCTGATCTTCTGTTTTctcttattttgttttcagtcCGTTGTGATTCGCGCTGTCAAAATTACGAGagaaacaaatctattgtgtTAAGTCTATGAGTAAATCAATTTGGCAAGGtgttttttgagaaaaattataCCTGTTTTATATTCGTAAACACAGTCATCAAATCGCAGGTAAGGACTACATAAAACTTATCCATTATCCTTCTTTTATCACATAGTAACTTCAGGTTATCACGAAATGGAATCACAAAAGTCATCAATGGAAATATTATCTGAATTGTTCGGCACATTCGATGCAGAACCGCCTTTGAttatcaaaaaagaaaaatccgAAAAACACAAGAAGAGTAAAAAGAAACATAAACACAAGGACAAGAAACACAAGAAAAAGGATAAAAAGAGAAAACACAGTGATGCAGAATCAAGTCCTGATTCTCAATTTGACCTAGCTGAAAtccttataaaaaatgaaaaggaaATGAGTGAGAAAAggatcaaaattgaaaaagaagATGCACCTGAGATTAAGACTGAAAAAGTTGAGGTTAAAAGAGAAACGGAAGAAAAAGAAAcaccaaaaattgaaattagcaCTATTTTACAGTCcacaataaaagaaatacaaGAAAAAGTTAGTAAGGATGAAGGTGAGTTATCTAAGAAAAAATCTGAGAGTCCTAAAGAGAAgcataaaaagaaaaagaaacattCAAGTGAGTCCAAAAAGAGAAAGCGTAGCAAAAGTAGGGATTCAGagagaaaatcaaaatttgatgattcaaaattaaaaagtgatgACAGTCAACATAGGAGTAAAGAAAGGGAACGATTAAGAAGCAGAAGTAGGGATAAAGAAAAAGAGAGAAAAAGGAGTAAAGAGAGAGACAGGAACAAATATAGAGACAGATCCAGAGAGAAATACAAGTATGAAAAAAAAGTGGATGATCATAGAAACAGTAGGGATGGCAAAAGTTACTACAGAGATGAGGTTGATAGGCACAGGATCTATGAAAGGGAACGAGAAGATAAATGGTTCAGCAGGGATAGGtttgtagtttttatataaaatatattttatgtatagttaattgatttatacttACTTAAATTAGATACAAAGAACACCGTGACGATCGTGACCATCTGATTCGTCAAAGAGAATCGTCGACAGATCCAAACAGCCGACACATTGATAAGAAAAAACTTCTGGAAATAGCGCGACGCAACGCCATCCAGATGATGAAGTCTGGTGGATTACCGACTAGAGGAAACGCACACGAAAAAATGTTGGCAGCAATCAAAGCTGGTGGACAAACCATTGAAGAACTGACCGATTTTTGTAAGACCCTAAGCAAACAAGAGGAGGAGGCGGCAGATGAAGAAGAGATCGAGGAACGGGGCAGCGACAGTGATGAAAACGACCGCCCATTTCATCACCCTTTTCAGATTCGGGATCGACCTACTTCTATCACTATGAATATTAAGGTAATTCTCTATCCCCCTCTCCCACTCCCactaatttaagataaaaacatttatttttttagaattccgTTCCGTTACCGATAAAAAGTACTCAAGAACGAAGCAGTGAATTACGAATGCAGTTCCCGGTCAGCAGTGGACAACAGCACAGGAAAACAGAACAATGGGTTCCAGTCTCGCCTAAAAAATCGGAGAAACCACCGGCACCCCCCTCGACTCTCGACACTGGAGCCTCTACTTCTGAAACGGTACCCGTACCTCCTGTAGAGGAGAACCCGACTCAGTTGGTGGTGCCGGCACCACCAAACGCCCCTCCCGGCCCTCAAGCCTTTCCCACACCTCTTTTAGAAGTACgttgttattgttgtaattTGTACTATGTTggattcataataatttcgtTGTTGTAGCCGACGGTTGACATTGGATCCATTGTTTCCCAGAGACTGACTGCAATGAGAAGGCTTCAGGAAAATCCCAACGACGTTCAGGCTTTAACGCAGATTTACAAATCCAATAAAGAGGTAATTTACACTGTACACAACAGTTTTAAACGATTGAAATCGCTTTTGATTTTAGATGCAAAGCTGGGCGGAAAGCAAACAACAACCCGGCCAGTTCACAGGAACGACAGGCGCACAGATTCTGTCGCAGGCAGAACTCGCTTCCGGTTACCAAGCCTGGGCGAAAAAGGTACATGCACCATAATTACGAATACCCAGTCGCAAATAAGCCCGTTGTTCCATTTCCTGCAATGTCCGTCTGTCCGTAAATAGGAGAAAAA
Encoded here:
- the LOC109608599 gene encoding protein Son isoform X3, producing MESQKSSMEILSELFGTFDAEPPLIIKKEKSEKHKKSKKKHKHKDKKHKKKDKKRKHSDAESSPDSQFDLAEILIKNEKEMSEKRIKIEKEDAPEIKTEKVEVKRETEEKETPKIEISTILQSTIKEIQEKVSKDEGELSKKKSESPKEKHKKKKKHSSESKKRKRSKSRDSERKSKFDDSKLKSDDSQHRSKERERLRSRSRDKEKERKRSKERDRNKYRDRSREKYKYEKKVDDHRNSRDGKSYYRDEVDRHRIYEREREDKWFSRDRYKEHRDDRDHLIRQRESSTDPNSRHIDKKKLLEIARRNAIQMMKSGGLPTRGNAHEKMLAAIKAGGQTIEELTDFCKTLSKQEEEAADEEEIEERGSDSDENDRPFHHPFQIRDRPTSITMNIKNSVPLPIKSTQERSSELRMQFPVSSGQQHRKTEQWVPVSPKKSEKPPAPPSTLDTGASTSETVPVPPVEENPTQLVVPAPPNAPPGPQAFPTPLLEPTVDIGSIVSQRLTAMRRLQENPNDVQALTQIYKSNKEMQSWAESKQQPGQFTGTTGAQILSQAELASGYQAWAKKANCLLICQGSTIEIGFSGCAA
- the LOC109608599 gene encoding protein Son isoform X2; the protein is MESQKSSMEILSELFGTFDAEPPLIIKKEKSEKHKKSKKKHKHKDKKHKKKDKKRKHSDAESSPDSQFDLAEILIKNEKEMSEKRIKIEKEDAPEIKTEKVESTIKEIQEKVSKDEGELSKKKSESPKEKHKKKKKHSSESKKRKRSKSRDSERKSKFDDSKLKSDDSQHRSKERERLRSRSRDKEKERKRSKERDRNKYRDRSREKYKYEKKVDDHRNSRDGKSYYRDEVDRHRIYEREREDKWFSRDRYKEHRDDRDHLIRQRESSTDPNSRHIDKKKLLEIARRNAIQMMKSGGLPTRGNAHEKMLAAIKAGGQTIEELTDFCKTLSKQEEEAADEEEIEERGSDSDENDRPFHHPFQIRDRPTSITMNIKNSVPLPIKSTQERSSELRMQFPVSSGQQHRKTEQWVPVSPKKSEKPPAPPSTLDTGASTSETVPVPPVEENPTQLVVPAPPNAPPGPQAFPTPLLEPTVDIGSIVSQRLTAMRRLQENPNDVQALTQIYKSNKEMQSWAESKQQPGQFTGTTGAQILSQAELASGYQAWAKKDQLVTAAPVSGGMGMHLLQKMGWRPGEGLGKEKSGALEPLLLQVKLDKRGLVADEEQPKKKKTKSGNGAATAAAATATAAKTMAGKHPVSLLGEYASKKKLGAPQYVLCFECGPDHKKNFLFKVILNGVEYQPNVASANKKDAKAAAAQLCLKSIGLIQ
- the LOC109608599 gene encoding protein Son isoform X1 — translated: MESQKSSMEILSELFGTFDAEPPLIIKKEKSEKHKKSKKKHKHKDKKHKKKDKKRKHSDAESSPDSQFDLAEILIKNEKEMSEKRIKIEKEDAPEIKTEKVEVKRETEEKETPKIEISTILQSTIKEIQEKVSKDEGELSKKKSESPKEKHKKKKKHSSESKKRKRSKSRDSERKSKFDDSKLKSDDSQHRSKERERLRSRSRDKEKERKRSKERDRNKYRDRSREKYKYEKKVDDHRNSRDGKSYYRDEVDRHRIYEREREDKWFSRDRYKEHRDDRDHLIRQRESSTDPNSRHIDKKKLLEIARRNAIQMMKSGGLPTRGNAHEKMLAAIKAGGQTIEELTDFCKTLSKQEEEAADEEEIEERGSDSDENDRPFHHPFQIRDRPTSITMNIKNSVPLPIKSTQERSSELRMQFPVSSGQQHRKTEQWVPVSPKKSEKPPAPPSTLDTGASTSETVPVPPVEENPTQLVVPAPPNAPPGPQAFPTPLLEPTVDIGSIVSQRLTAMRRLQENPNDVQALTQIYKSNKEMQSWAESKQQPGQFTGTTGAQILSQAELASGYQAWAKKDQLVTAAPVSGGMGMHLLQKMGWRPGEGLGKEKSGALEPLLLQVKLDKRGLVADEEQPKKKKTKSGNGAATAAAATATAAKTMAGKHPVSLLGEYASKKKLGAPQYVLCFECGPDHKKNFLFKVILNGVEYQPNVASANKKDAKAAAAQLCLKSIGLIQ